TGCGTCCGGCGGGAGCGCTGGTCGTCGTCAACGACCGGCTCGACGTGGCGCTCGCCGCGGGCGCCGACGGCGTGCACCTCGGCGCGGACGACCTCGCGGTCGCCGACGCGCGACGCCTGGCTCCCGGTCTAGTCATCGGCGCGACCTGTCGGTCCCGGGCTGAGGTCGTCGCGGCTGCCGATGCGGGTGCGGACTACGCCGGGTTCGGTCCGGTCTTCGCCTCGGGCTCCAAGGCCGGACTGCCCGCGCCGCTGGGCGTCGCTGCCGTCGCCGAGGCGGCCGGAGTGCTGCCGCTCGTCGCGATCGGCGGCATCACCGCCGCGACCGCCGGTGAGGTGCGGGCGGCCGGCGCCCACGGCGTGGCCGTGATCGGCTCGATCTGGCGACAACCTGATCCCCTGGGTGCAGCGAAGGAGCTCGTCGCGGCAGTCGCCTGAGGTGGCCGGGATGCGGATCGACGTGCTGGGCGCGGGGATCGTCGGGCTGACGGTCGCCGAGGAGCTCGCGCGGCGTGGACACTGCGTGGCGGTGGTCGACCCACGGCCCGCCGACGGGGCGTCGTACGCCGCCGCGGGGATGCTCAGCCCGGCTGCCGAGGTCTGGCACGGCGAGGAGGAGATCCTCCGGCTCGGCCTGGCCTCGCTGGAGCTGTGGCCGGAGCTGGCCGGCCGTCTCGGCGTCGAGCTGCGCAGGAGCGGCACCCTCCTGGTCGGGTACGACGCCGGCGACCTCCAGCAGGTCGAGCGGCAGGCCGCGCTGCTGCACCGGCACGGCCACTCCGTCGACCTCCTCGGCCGGGCGGGGGTGCGCTCCGCCGAGCCCACCCTGGCCCGCGTGGCCGGCGGCGCGCTGCTGCCGTCGGAGGCGAGCGTCGATCCGAGGGCGGTCTGTGCGGCGCTGCTGGACCGGGTGGAGCTGCGTGGCTCCGCGCGACCGGACGCCGAGGTGACCGTCGTGGCGACCGGCTCGTCGCTGCCGGAACCCTGGACCGGACTGGTCTCCGGGGTCCGTGGTGAGATCCTGCGGCTGCGCTCGGACGACCCGCCCCGTCGTACCGTCCGCGGCTGGGTGGGCGGCGAAACCGTCTACCTGGTGCCGCGCGGCGACGGGCGCGTGGTGCTCGGCGCCACTTCGGAGGCGCACGCGGCTGCGCCCGTGGTGACCGCCGGCGGGGCGCTGCGGCTGTTGGCGGCCGCGCGGACGCTGTGGCCCGCGCTCGACCGGGCCGAGCTGGTCGAGGGCACGGCCCGTGACCGCCCGGCCACCGTCGACGGACTGCCGCTCGTCGGGCCGAGCGGCGTCGACGGCGTCGTCCTCGCCGCCGGCCACTACCGGCACGGCGTGCTGCTGGCCCCGCTCACCGCTCGGCTCGTGGCCGACCACCTCGAGACCGGACGGGTCGACCCGGTCCTCGATCCCCGCCGCACCATGGAAGGAGCACGATGATCACCTGCAACGGAGAGGCGGTCACGGACGCGGCGACCGTCGCCGACCTGCTGGAGCGCCGCCTCGGCGATGCCCGGCCGCACGGAGTCGCGGTCGCGGTCAACGAGGAGGTGGTGCCGCGCGGCGAGTGGCCGTCGTGGCGGCTGGCCGACGGCGACGTGGTCGAGGTCGTGACGGCGGTGCAGGGCGGATGAGCGAGGTCCTGATCGCGGGCGAGCGGCTCTCCTCGAGGCTGTTCCTCGGCACCGGCGGCCTGCCGCGGACCGCCCTGGTCGAGCCGGTGCTGGCCGCCGCCGAGCCCGGGCTGGTGACGGTCTCGATCCGGCGTACCTCCACGCTCGCGGACGGCGGCCTGCTGGCGGCGCTGCGCGCGGCCGGGGTCCGGCTGCTGCCCAACACCGCCGGCTGCCTGTCCGCCCGGGAGGCGGTGCTGACCGCCGAGCTGGCCCGCGAGGCGCTCGGCACCGACTGGGTGAAGCTCGAGGTGATCGGAGACGAGCGGTCCCTGCTGCCTGACGTGGTCGAGCTGCTCGACGCCGCCGAACAGCTGGTGCGGCGCGGGTTCGTGGTGCTGCCCTACACGACCGACGACCCGGTGCTCGCCCGCCGGCTGGTCGACGCCGGCTGCGCGGCGGTCATGCCGCTCGGCTCGCCGATCGGATCCGGGCTGGGCGTCCTCAACCCGCACGCCATCGCCGCGGTCCGGGCCGCGGTCGACGTACCGGTGGTCCTCGACGCCGGCGTCGGTACGGCGAGCGACGCCGCCCTGGCCATGGAGCTGGGCTGCGACGCGGTGCTC
The genomic region above belongs to Nocardioides sp. QY071 and contains:
- the thiE gene encoding thiamine phosphate synthase, with amino-acid sequence MSAHLFCLVSERDDLSLLPALAEAGVDGFQVRAKSLATGALVVLARSVLAAVRPAGALVVVNDRLDVALAAGADGVHLGADDLAVADARRLAPGLVIGATCRSRAEVVAAADAGADYAGFGPVFASGSKAGLPAPLGVAAVAEAAGVLPLVAIGGITAATAGEVRAAGAHGVAVIGSIWRQPDPLGAAKELVAAVA
- a CDS encoding FAD-dependent oxidoreductase gives rise to the protein MRIDVLGAGIVGLTVAEELARRGHCVAVVDPRPADGASYAAAGMLSPAAEVWHGEEEILRLGLASLELWPELAGRLGVELRRSGTLLVGYDAGDLQQVERQAALLHRHGHSVDLLGRAGVRSAEPTLARVAGGALLPSEASVDPRAVCAALLDRVELRGSARPDAEVTVVATGSSLPEPWTGLVSGVRGEILRLRSDDPPRRTVRGWVGGETVYLVPRGDGRVVLGATSEAHAAAPVVTAGGALRLLAAARTLWPALDRAELVEGTARDRPATVDGLPLVGPSGVDGVVLAAGHYRHGVLLAPLTARLVADHLETGRVDPVLDPRRTMEGAR
- the thiS gene encoding sulfur carrier protein ThiS, with the protein product MITCNGEAVTDAATVADLLERRLGDARPHGVAVAVNEEVVPRGEWPSWRLADGDVVEVVTAVQGG
- a CDS encoding thiazole synthase, producing MSEVLIAGERLSSRLFLGTGGLPRTALVEPVLAAAEPGLVTVSIRRTSTLADGGLLAALRAAGVRLLPNTAGCLSAREAVLTAELAREALGTDWVKLEVIGDERSLLPDVVELLDAAEQLVRRGFVVLPYTTDDPVLARRLVDAGCAAVMPLGSPIGSGLGVLNPHAIAAVRAAVDVPVVLDAGVGTASDAALAMELGCDAVLAATAVTRADDPVAMASALRLAVDAGRLAYGAGRVPRRAEARASSPVLGLIS